One window from the genome of Ailuropoda melanoleuca isolate Jingjing chromosome 5, ASM200744v2, whole genome shotgun sequence encodes:
- the CD276 gene encoding LOW QUALITY PROTEIN: CD276 antigen (The sequence of the model RefSeq protein was modified relative to this genomic sequence to represent the inferred CDS: inserted 2 bases in 1 codon; deleted 1 base in 1 codon) translates to MLCRWASAGVGVRVRLATALAALWFCVTGALEVQVPEDPVVALVGSDATLRCSFSPEPGFSXAQLNLIWQLTDTKQLVHSFAEGRDQGSAYANRTALFPDLLAQGNASLRLQRVRVADEGSFTCFVSIRDFGSAAVSLQVAAPYSKPRMTLEPNKDLRPGDTVTITCSSYRGYPEAEVFWQDGQGAPLTGNVTTSQMANEQGLFDVRSVLRVVLGTNGTYSCLVRNPVLQQDAQGSVTITPHRSPTGAVEVQVPEDPVVALVGSDATLRCSFSPEPGFSLAQLNLIWQLTDTKQLVHSFAEGRDQGSAYANRTALFPDLLAQGNASLRLQRVRVADEGSFTCFVSIRDFGSAAVSLQVAAPYSKPSMTLEPNKDLRPGDTVTITCSSYRGYPEAEVFWQDGQGAPLTGNVTTSQMANEQGLFDVRSVLRVVLGANGTYSCLVRNPVLQQDAQGSVTITGQPMTFPPEALWVTVGLSVCLVTLLVALAFVCWRKIKQSCEEENAAAEDQDVDGEGSKTALRPLKHSESKEDDGQEIV, encoded by the exons ATGCTGTGTCGCTGGGCCAGCGCAGGTGTGGGCGTGCGTGTGCGTTTGGCCACAGCCCTGGCAGCGCTGTGGTTCTGCGTCACAG GCGCCCTGGAGGTCCAGGTCCCCGAAGACCCTGTGGTGGCCCTGGTGGGCAGCGATGCCACCCTGCGCTGCTCCTTCTCGCCCGAGCCCGGCTTCAG GGCGCAGCTCAACCTCATCTGGCAGCTGACGGACACCAAACAGCTGGTGCACAGCTTCGCCGAGGGCCGGGACCAGGGCAGCGCCTACGCCAACCGCACGGCGCTCTTCCCGGACCTGCTGGCCCAGGGCAACGCGTCCCTGAGGCTGCAGCGCGTGCGCGTGGCGGATGAGGGCAGCTTCACCTGCTTTGTGAGCATCCGGGACTTCGGCAGCGCCGCGGTCAGCCTGCAGGTGGCGG CGCCCTACTCGAAGCCCCGCATGACGCTGGAGCCCAACAAGGACCTGCGGCCTGGGGACACGGTGACCATCACGTGCTCCAGCTACCGGGGCTATCCGGAGGCCGAGGTGTTCTGGCAGGACGGGCAGGGCGCACCCTTGACGGGCAACGTGACCACGTCGCAGATGGCCAACGAGCAGGGCTTGTTCGACGTGCGCAGCGTGCTGAGGGTGGTGCTGGGCACTAACGGCACCTACAGCTGCCTGGTGCGTAACCCGGTGCTGCAGCAGGACGCTCAGGGCTCCGTCACCATCACGCCCCATAGAAGCCCCAcag GCGCCGTGGAGGTCCAGGTCCCCGAAGACCCTGTGGTGGCCCTGGTGGGCAGCGATGCCACCCTGCGCTGCTCCTTCTCGCCCGAGCCCGGCTTCAGCCTGGCGCAGCTCAACCTCATCTGGCAGCTGACGGACACCAAACAGCTGGTGCACAGCTTCGCCGAGGGCCGGGACCAGGGCAGCGCCTACGCCAACCGCACGGCGCTCTTCCCGGACCTGCTGGCCCAGGGCAACGCGTCCCTGAGGCTGCAGCGCGTGCGCGTGGCGGATGAGGGCAGCTTCACCTGCTTTGTGAGCATCCGGGACTTCGGCAGCGCCGCGGTCAGCCTGCAGGTGGCGG CGCCCTACTCGAAGCCCAGCATGACCCTGGAGCCCAACAAGGACCTGCGGCCTGGGGACACGGTGACCATCACGTGCTCCAGCTACCGGGGCTATCCGGAGGCCGAGGTGTTCTGGCAGGAC GGCCAGGGCGCACCCTTGACGGGCAACGTGACCACGTCGCAGATGGCCAACGAGCAGGGCTTGTTCGACGTGCGCAGCGTGCTGAGGGTGGTGCTGGGCGCTAACGGCACCTACAGCTGCCTGGTGCGTAACCCGGTGCTGCAGCAGGACGCTCAGGGCTCCGTCACCATCACAG GGCAGCCCATGACCTTCCCCCCTGAGGCCCTGTGGGTGACCGTGGGGCTCTCTGTCTGTCTTGTCACCCTGCTGGTGGCCCTGGCCTTCGTGTGCTGGAGAAAGATCAAGCAGAGCTGTGAGGAGGAGAATGCAG CTGCTGAGGACCAGGATGTGGATGGAGAGGGATCCAAGACCG CGCTGCGGCCTCTGAAACACTCTGAAAGCAAAGAAG ATGATGGACAAGAAATAGTCTGA